One window of Bacteroides sp. AN502(2024) genomic DNA carries:
- a CDS encoding DUF4350 domain-containing protein, whose translation MKGSRWFILFIVAFLFIMFAIEYHLPKGFVWKPTFGHNDEQPFGCALFDSLLSSSLPQGYSFSRKSFYQLEQEDTTQRRGILVISDNLRLSEVDVNALLKMAERGDKIMLASTLFGRYLEDTLNFRSYYSYFSPMALKKYATSFLLKDSLCWVGDSAVYPRQTFYFYPQLCASYFWGDSLPEKVLAQKVFTSDEFVYDTEADSLATDGFVYMPVAMSRRWGKGEVILVSTPLIFTNYGMLDGKNATYIFRLLSQMGKLPVVRTEGYMDETAQVQQSPFRYLLAHQPLRWALYLTMITIILFMIFTAKRRQRVIPVIHEPVNKSLEFTELIGTLYFQKKDHADLVRKKFSYLAEELRRKIQVDIEDVADDKRSFERIARKTGMDAEDIAKFFHEVRPVLYGGRTIGSEQMKVFIDKMNEIINHI comes from the coding sequence ATGAAAGGAAGCCGTTGGTTTATTCTCTTTATTGTTGCTTTTTTGTTCATCATGTTTGCGATAGAGTATCATTTGCCGAAGGGTTTTGTGTGGAAGCCCACTTTCGGTCATAATGATGAACAGCCTTTTGGATGTGCATTGTTTGATAGTCTGTTGTCTTCTTCTTTGCCACAGGGGTATTCCTTTTCAAGGAAAAGTTTTTATCAGTTGGAACAGGAAGATACGACACAACGCAGAGGTATACTGGTGATCTCCGATAATCTTCGATTGTCGGAGGTCGATGTAAACGCTCTGTTGAAAATGGCGGAACGCGGAGATAAGATCATGTTGGCGAGTACCCTGTTCGGCAGATATTTGGAAGATACTTTGAACTTCAGGTCTTATTATTCCTACTTCAGTCCGATGGCTTTGAAGAAATATGCAACTTCATTCTTGTTAAAAGACAGTCTGTGCTGGGTGGGAGATTCGGCGGTTTATCCCCGTCAGACTTTTTATTTTTATCCCCAGTTGTGCGCTTCTTATTTCTGGGGAGACTCGCTTCCTGAAAAGGTACTGGCACAGAAAGTCTTTACTTCGGATGAGTTTGTATATGACACGGAGGCGGATTCTCTGGCAACGGACGGCTTTGTCTATATGCCTGTGGCGATGTCTCGTCGATGGGGGAAAGGAGAGGTGATTTTAGTTTCCACTCCTTTGATTTTTACCAATTACGGTATGTTGGATGGCAAGAATGCAACTTATATTTTCCGTTTGTTGTCGCAGATGGGAAAGCTTCCCGTTGTTCGCACAGAGGGGTATATGGACGAAACGGCACAGGTGCAGCAATCACCTTTCCGTTATCTGCTGGCACACCAGCCGCTTCGTTGGGCGTTATATCTGACGATGATTACCATCATACTCTTCATGATATTCACAGCGAAAAGGCGACAACGGGTGATCCCTGTTATTCACGAGCCGGTCAATAAATCTCTTGAATTTACCGAACTGATAGGTACGCTTTACTTTCAAAAGAAAGATCATGCGGATCTGGTTCGAAAGAAGTTTTCCTATCTGGCGGAAGAACTTCGGAGGAAGATCCAAGTGGATATTGAAGACGTGGCGGATGACAAACGTTCTTTCGAGAGGATTGCCCGGAAAACGGGAATGGATGCTGAAGATATAGCGAAGTTTTTCCACGAAGTCAGACCGGTGCTTTACGGTGGACGCACTATCGGCTCCGAACAGATGAAAGTGTTTATTGATAAAATGAATGAAATAATCAATCATATCTAA
- a CDS encoding WbuC family cupin fold metalloprotein: protein MEFDKEFLGKLFKQAKENPRLRQNLDLRTSSADTSQRMLNALLPGTVVPIHRHEKTTETVICLVGKLEEIIYEEVNEYVHETTSCCDDVTRQKSFKEVSRHILSPAEGRFGIQIPAGAWHTIHVIEPSVIFEAKDGAYIARNLSTGNILDKND from the coding sequence ATGGAATTTGATAAAGAATTTTTAGGCAAGCTATTTAAACAAGCTAAAGAGAATCCACGTTTGCGTCAGAACCTCGACCTGCGCACTTCATCTGCCGATACCAGCCAACGCATGCTCAACGCATTGCTTCCGGGAACAGTGGTTCCTATTCATCGACATGAAAAGACAACGGAAACTGTAATTTGTCTTGTAGGTAAATTAGAAGAAATTATCTATGAAGAAGTGAATGAATATGTTCATGAAACGACTTCTTGTTGCGATGATGTGACAAGACAAAAAAGCTTTAAAGAAGTTTCACGTCATATACTATCTCCTGCAGAAGGTAGATTTGGTATCCAGATACCTGCAGGGGCATGGCATACGATACATGTTATAGAGCCTTCTGTTATTTTTGAAGCAAAAGACGGGGCATATATAGCAAGGAATTTGTCCACGGGTAACATACTTGATAAAAATGATTGA
- a CDS encoding glycosyltransferase family 4 protein yields the protein MEKKRILFLANHFITLYSFRKEMINEMVKQGHELYLSLPKSKENKFFEDLGCHIVETEIDRRGVNPVKDLKLICFYKKMIPQVNPDIIFSYTIKPNIYGTIASNGKYRQVCNITGTGATFLKMGVVSIICEMLYKLSIKKCYKVFFQNTGDRDFFIKKGLVKDNYAILPGSGCNLQQHAFIPLPEDDEIRFLFIGRVMKLKGIDQYLQAAEIIRKKYVKTKFLIAGWNEQPEYMRLVEDAQKVGWVEYIGFRKDIDQWIEKCHCTILPSHGGEGVPNVLLESAATGRICIGSKVNGTMDVVEDGKTGYLFNTGDGEDLARQIEKFILLPAEEKAAMGKAGREKVEREFDRQIVVKAYLDEVANC from the coding sequence GTGGAAAAGAAGAGAATACTATTTTTGGCTAACCATTTCATTACGCTCTATTCGTTCCGTAAGGAGATGATCAATGAGATGGTGAAGCAAGGCCACGAACTGTATCTTTCACTCCCGAAGAGTAAGGAGAACAAGTTTTTCGAGGATTTGGGTTGCCATATCGTCGAGACGGAGATTGACCGCCGTGGCGTGAACCCTGTAAAGGACTTGAAGCTGATATGCTTCTACAAAAAGATGATTCCGCAGGTGAATCCCGACATTATCTTCAGCTATACCATTAAGCCGAACATTTATGGTACGATAGCGAGCAACGGTAAGTACCGTCAGGTGTGTAATATCACGGGTACGGGTGCAACCTTTCTGAAGATGGGGGTGGTGAGCATTATCTGCGAGATGTTGTATAAGTTGAGCATTAAGAAGTGCTATAAGGTGTTCTTCCAGAATACGGGCGACAGGGATTTCTTCATCAAGAAAGGTCTTGTGAAGGATAACTATGCAATACTTCCGGGGTCGGGTTGCAACCTGCAACAGCATGCTTTCATACCTCTGCCTGAGGATGATGAGATCAGGTTTCTCTTTATCGGTCGTGTGATGAAGCTGAAGGGCATCGACCAGTATCTGCAAGCAGCTGAGATTATTCGAAAGAAGTATGTAAAAACCAAGTTTCTAATAGCTGGATGGAACGAGCAACCTGAATACATGAGGCTTGTGGAGGACGCTCAGAAAGTCGGATGGGTGGAGTATATCGGTTTCCGAAAGGATATTGATCAATGGATAGAGAAGTGTCATTGCACCATCCTGCCATCACATGGTGGTGAGGGGGTGCCTAACGTACTGCTGGAGTCGGCTGCTACAGGTCGAATTTGTATCGGTTCGAAGGTCAACGGTACGATGGACGTTGTCGAAGATGGCAAGACTGGTTACCTGTTCAATACGGGCGATGGAGAAGATTTGGCTCGTCAGATAGAGAAGTTCATTTTGCTCCCTGCTGAAGAGAAGGCTGCCATGGGTAAGGCAGGACGCGAGAAGGTGGAGCGTGAGTTCGACCGCCAGATTGTGGTGAAGGCTTATCTGGACGAAGTGGCTAACTGCTAA
- a CDS encoding AAA family ATPase — MTRITIPYAIADFVDIRERGFYYVDKTNYIASLENYKT; from the coding sequence ATGACTAGAATAACCATTCCTTATGCAATAGCTGATTTTGTAGATATTCGCGAACGGGGTTTCTATTACGTCGATAAAACGAACTATATTGCGAGCCTTGAAAATTACAAAACTTAA
- a CDS encoding RDD family protein, translated as MAESTIITGQFVRISQTPASIGERFLALIIDYFLIIIYVCATAALLMELHLLSEFQAIFFLCIIYLPILGYSFLCETFNHGQSLGKKLMNIRVVKVDGSTPTISSYLLRWILFIVDGPLTSGLGIFVVLLTKNSQRLGDLAAGTMVIKEKNYRKIHVSLDEFDYLTQNYHPVYPQSADLSLEQVNVITRTLESGEKNRAQRITSLAKKVQSLLSVTPRDENLEKFLQTVLRDYQYYALEEI; from the coding sequence ATGGCAGAATCTACAATAATCACCGGACAATTCGTCCGTATCAGCCAAACACCCGCCAGTATCGGCGAGCGATTTTTGGCATTAATCATTGATTATTTTCTGATTATTATTTATGTATGCGCCACAGCCGCCCTTTTAATGGAGCTACATTTACTATCGGAATTTCAGGCTATCTTTTTCCTGTGCATCATCTATTTGCCAATACTCGGATATTCTTTTTTGTGTGAGACATTTAATCACGGACAAAGCCTCGGGAAAAAACTGATGAATATACGTGTCGTCAAAGTGGATGGCTCCACTCCTACCATCAGTTCCTACCTGCTTCGCTGGATTCTTTTCATAGTTGACGGTCCACTGACAAGTGGCCTGGGGATTTTTGTCGTCCTGCTTACCAAAAACAGTCAGCGGCTGGGCGATCTTGCAGCCGGTACTATGGTGATTAAAGAGAAGAATTATCGCAAGATACACGTCAGCCTTGACGAATTCGATTACCTGACTCAGAATTATCATCCGGTCTATCCGCAGTCTGCCGATTTGTCGCTGGAACAGGTAAACGTGATTACCCGGACTTTGGAATCCGGTGAGAAAAACCGGGCACAACGCATTACGTCACTTGCAAAAAAAGTGCAATCACTCCTTTCCGTTACTCCACGAGACGAGAATCTGGAGAAATTCCTTCAGACAGTGTTGAGAGATTACCAATATTATGCGCTGGAAGAAATATAA
- a CDS encoding glycosyltransferase family 4 protein, producing the protein MDDVITYFIIFILLFIAELLYFRIADKCNIIDKPNERSSHSTIVLRGGGIIFLIGIWIWSTFFGFQYPWFLVGLTLVAGISFVDDIHSLPDSVRLVAQFAAAAMAFYQLGILHWSMWWIILLALIVYVGATNVINFMDGINGITAGYSLAVLIPLALVNMNGIFVEQSLIIYTILASLVFCIFNFRPKGKAKCFAGDVGSIGIAFIMLFLLGNVIIKTADITWLIFLLVYGVDGCLTIVHRIMLHENLGEAHRKHAYQIMANELKMNHVKVALLYAVIQLVISLGFIYLCPDTVLAHWLYSVCVSTVLAAAYILFMKKYYHLHEEYLLSLKQ; encoded by the coding sequence ATGGATGATGTGATAACATATTTTATAATCTTCATTTTATTATTTATTGCAGAACTCCTCTATTTCCGTATTGCGGATAAATGCAACATCATCGACAAACCCAACGAACGCTCATCACACTCCACTATTGTATTGCGTGGCGGAGGTATAATCTTTTTGATTGGTATATGGATTTGGAGCACCTTCTTCGGATTTCAATATCCTTGGTTTCTAGTGGGTCTGACACTTGTAGCAGGCATTAGCTTTGTAGATGACATCCATTCATTACCGGACTCTGTAAGATTGGTCGCTCAATTTGCAGCTGCCGCAATGGCGTTCTATCAGCTCGGCATACTGCATTGGTCAATGTGGTGGATAATATTACTGGCGCTAATAGTGTATGTTGGTGCAACAAACGTGATAAACTTCATGGATGGAATCAATGGTATCACAGCAGGATACTCTTTGGCTGTATTGATTCCATTGGCTCTGGTGAATATGAATGGTATTTTTGTAGAACAGAGTTTGATTATATATACGATTCTAGCTTCATTGGTGTTTTGCATTTTCAATTTCCGTCCGAAGGGTAAAGCGAAATGCTTTGCAGGGGATGTTGGCTCTATCGGCATTGCTTTTATCATGCTGTTTCTGTTAGGTAATGTGATAATCAAGACAGCGGATATCACTTGGCTGATATTCCTGTTAGTATATGGTGTGGATGGTTGTCTGACTATCGTACATCGTATCATGTTGCACGAGAACTTGGGTGAGGCACATCGTAAGCATGCTTATCAGATCATGGCTAATGAATTGAAAATGAATCATGTAAAAGTAGCGTTGCTGTATGCGGTCATACAGTTAGTGATTTCTCTTGGATTTATCTATCTCTGTCCCGATACAGTGCTTGCTCATTGGTTATATTCGGTGTGTGTATCGACTGTATTGGCTGCCGCATATATCTTGTTTATGAAAAAATACTATCACTTGCATGAAGAATATCTCCTATCATTGAAACAATAA
- a CDS encoding polysaccharide biosynthesis/export family protein: MKRIKQLGYCVLAAFLLTACQSYKKVPYLQDAEAVSYSTQNAPLYDAKIMPKDLLTIVVSCTSPELAAPFNLTVATQNNVVLGNTTTQPVLQQYLVDNDGNINFPVLGELHVGGLTKKATEQMIVEKLRPYIKETPIVTVRMVNYKISVIGEVARPGTFTISNEKVNILEALAMAGDMTVYGLREDVKLIREDATGKQEIISLDLNKAETILSPYYYLQQNDVIYVTPNKAKARNSDVGNSTSLWFSATSILVSIASLLFNILK; this comes from the coding sequence ATGAAGAGAATAAAACAATTGGGTTATTGCGTATTGGCAGCTTTTCTGTTAACAGCCTGCCAGTCTTACAAAAAAGTTCCTTACTTGCAGGATGCGGAAGCGGTATCGTATAGTACTCAAAATGCACCGTTGTATGATGCCAAGATCATGCCGAAAGACCTGCTGACGATAGTAGTGTCCTGTACGAGTCCCGAACTGGCGGCACCTTTCAATTTGACAGTGGCTACACAAAACAATGTTGTTTTGGGTAATACAACCACTCAGCCGGTTCTACAGCAATACTTGGTGGATAACGACGGTAATATCAACTTTCCTGTACTTGGCGAACTTCATGTGGGTGGATTGACCAAGAAAGCGACCGAACAGATGATTGTGGAAAAATTGAGACCTTATATCAAGGAAACGCCCATTGTGACAGTACGTATGGTGAACTATAAGATTTCCGTGATCGGTGAAGTTGCCCGCCCCGGCACCTTCACGATTTCCAATGAAAAAGTGAATATCTTGGAAGCGTTGGCAATGGCGGGTGATATGACTGTATATGGACTGCGTGAGGATGTGAAATTGATACGGGAGGATGCTACCGGCAAGCAGGAGATTATTTCGTTGGATTTGAACAAGGCGGAGACCATTCTTTCTCCTTATTATTATCTGCAGCAGAATGATGTCATCTACGTTACTCCGAACAAGGCAAAAGCTCGGAATTCGGATGTCGGAAACAGTACAAGCCTATGGTTTTCTGCTACTTCCATCCTTGTCTCTATCGCTAGTTTATTGTTTAACATCTTGAAATAA
- a CDS encoding serine acetyltransferase: MNKRKLRDQFKLLGAILFCWLYILHFILYLCKGGLRRGVNADLDRRKGKTELRMGYGGMLLFYLHTDRYFRNLFYHRIGPVMAMLVGWWRPGDRYFVISKTTKIGEGAYFAHPFASEINANSIGKNFSCRHLTTLGNKADGDNDNRPVIGDNVTLGVNVTIIGGVRIGNNVVIGAGSVVVKDIPDNSVAVGNPCRVIKTLE, from the coding sequence ATGAACAAACGAAAACTTAGAGACCAGTTCAAGCTCTTGGGAGCCATCCTCTTCTGCTGGCTGTATATACTGCATTTCATTCTATACCTTTGCAAAGGTGGGCTGAGAAGGGGTGTCAATGCAGACCTTGACAGACGCAAGGGAAAGACAGAGTTACGGATGGGGTATGGAGGCATGCTGCTCTTCTATCTTCATACCGATCGCTATTTCCGCAACTTATTCTATCACCGCATAGGGCCTGTTATGGCAATGCTGGTAGGATGGTGGAGACCAGGGGATAGGTATTTCGTGATCTCGAAGACTACAAAGATAGGTGAGGGGGCATACTTTGCTCATCCGTTTGCGAGTGAGATAAACGCCAATAGTATTGGCAAGAACTTTTCGTGCCGGCACTTGACTACCTTGGGCAACAAGGCAGATGGAGATAACGACAACCGACCGGTGATAGGCGACAACGTGACATTGGGCGTGAACGTGACCATTATAGGTGGTGTAAGGATTGGTAACAATGTAGTGATAGGTGCAGGAAGTGTTGTGGTGAAGGATATTCCTGACAATAGTGTAGCTGTGGGTAACCCTTGTAGGGTGATAAAGACTTTAGAATAA
- a CDS encoding stage II sporulation protein M, with protein MKEVTFIRRNIEKWKESEKVVEQAANLSPDRLADAYTDLTADLAFSQTHFPTSRITIYLNNLASALHNEIYRNKREKWTRIITFWTQEVPLTMYDARRELLASFLIFVASVLIGVLSAANDPDFVRLILGNGYVDMTLENIANGEPMAVYNGSSELPMFLGITLNNVMVSFNCFAMGLLTSFGTGYMLLSNGIMVGAFQTFFYQHDLLWESSLAIWLHGTLEIWAIIVAGAAGLALGNGWLFPGTYSRLESFRRGAKRGLKIVIGTVPVFIMAGFIEGFLTRHTELPDLLRLGGILTSLAFIIFYYIYLPNRKKHGITET; from the coding sequence ATGAAGGAAGTTACATTTATCCGTCGGAATATTGAGAAATGGAAAGAGAGTGAGAAGGTGGTGGAGCAGGCTGCAAACCTGTCTCCCGACCGACTTGCCGATGCCTATACGGACTTGACTGCTGACCTGGCATTTTCCCAAACACATTTTCCAACATCGCGTATAACGATTTATCTGAATAACCTGGCTTCGGCATTGCACAATGAAATCTATCGGAATAAGCGTGAGAAGTGGACGCGGATTATCACTTTTTGGACACAGGAAGTCCCTCTGACCATGTATGACGCACGCCGGGAATTGTTGGCTTCGTTCCTCATTTTTGTGGCCAGTGTCCTGATAGGTGTATTATCAGCAGCGAACGATCCGGATTTTGTCCGTCTGATTTTAGGGAATGGATATGTGGATATGACACTAGAAAATATAGCCAATGGGGAGCCGATGGCGGTGTATAACGGTTCTTCTGAGCTGCCGATGTTCCTGGGTATTACCCTTAACAACGTGATGGTCTCTTTCAACTGCTTTGCAATGGGACTGCTGACCAGCTTCGGTACGGGATATATGCTTCTCTCCAATGGCATCATGGTAGGAGCTTTTCAAACTTTTTTTTATCAGCACGATTTGCTTTGGGAATCCAGCCTTGCCATCTGGCTGCACGGTACGCTTGAGATTTGGGCGATTATCGTTGCCGGCGCTGCCGGGTTGGCTTTAGGCAACGGGTGGTTGTTTCCCGGTACTTACTCAAGACTGGAATCTTTCCGGAGAGGGGCGAAACGAGGACTGAAAATCGTAATCGGTACTGTCCCCGTGTTCATTATGGCTGGCTTTATAGAAGGTTTTCTTACCCGACATACAGAGCTTCCCGATCTGTTGAGGCTTGGTGGGATACTCACTTCTCTGGCATTTATTATTTTCTACTATATTTATTTACCAAATAGAAAAAAACATGGAATCACAGAAACCTAA
- a CDS encoding phospholipase D-like domain-containing protein, which produces MKKDNKSNETKVMKQKFSTEIRTVFDKEYVKVFFLDNHDLNEYKMLLEKRKEVKSVSITKSESRAHGGDTLTVYPKPMVDGRALEDIINISLTKYLSGIHEEFVSTVSEVHFNDIENRILSALDSAKASVDLCMAWFTNEKLRDKLLEKKAEGCEVRVIRYKDGVNQSKGVDLSNINHIEIRGERHGIMHRKFCVIDNQTVLDGPYNWTNNAETKNDEDVLVHKNALELASSYTKEFNRIWKLNENENLQ; this is translated from the coding sequence ATGAAAAAAGACAACAAAAGTAATGAAACAAAAGTGATGAAACAAAAGTTCTCAACAGAAATAAGGACAGTGTTTGATAAAGAATACGTCAAAGTGTTCTTTCTGGACAATCATGACTTAAATGAATATAAAATGCTCTTGGAAAAACGCAAGGAGGTAAAGAGCGTAAGTATTACCAAATCTGAAAGTAGAGCTCATGGAGGTGATACTTTGACTGTATATCCCAAACCTATGGTCGATGGCAGAGCATTAGAAGATATAATAAATATTTCATTGACTAAATATCTTTCGGGAATACATGAAGAATTTGTTTCAACAGTATCTGAGGTACACTTTAATGATATTGAAAATAGAATACTATCTGCATTGGACTCTGCTAAAGCCTCTGTGGATTTATGTATGGCATGGTTTACAAATGAGAAGTTGCGTGATAAGTTATTAGAAAAGAAGGCTGAAGGCTGTGAAGTTAGAGTTATTCGTTATAAAGATGGAGTAAACCAGTCAAAAGGCGTTGACCTTAGTAATATAAATCATATTGAAATACGTGGCGAAAGGCATGGTATAATGCATCGTAAGTTTTGTGTGATTGACAATCAGACAGTTTTGGATGGTCCGTATAATTGGACCAATAATGCAGAAACAAAAAATGATGAAGATGTGCTCGTACATAAAAATGCCCTTGAACTCGCTTCTTCATACACAAAAGAATTCAATCGCATTTGGAAATTGAATGAAAATGAAAATTTGCAATAA
- a CDS encoding DUF4129 domain-containing protein has product MNLTSPADTLVCDTVQVALWQSDAAYNYNRELITPEMNIFEWISRQFGEWMRKIFGSRLVEEYSGLILICIAILILALIVWFVYRKRPELFMVSQKNPLPYTVEEDTIYGVDFPGGIAEALSRQDYREAVRLLYLQTLKQLSDAGRIDWQLYKTPTQYINEVRMPAFRQLTHHFLRVRYGNFEATEELFRTMLTLQGEIGKGGGS; this is encoded by the coding sequence ATGAATCTCACTTCGCCGGCTGATACCTTGGTTTGTGATACAGTGCAGGTTGCTCTTTGGCAATCTGACGCAGCATACAACTATAACCGTGAATTGATTACTCCGGAGATGAATATCTTTGAGTGGATCAGCAGGCAGTTTGGGGAATGGATGCGTAAGATATTCGGCAGCCGTTTGGTGGAAGAGTATTCGGGGCTTATCCTGATATGCATTGCTATTCTCATTTTGGCTTTGATTGTTTGGTTTGTCTATCGGAAACGTCCCGAATTGTTTATGGTTTCGCAGAAGAATCCGTTGCCTTATACGGTTGAAGAAGATACCATTTACGGTGTGGATTTTCCGGGAGGTATTGCAGAGGCACTTTCCCGTCAGGATTATCGGGAAGCGGTACGCTTGCTTTATTTGCAAACTTTGAAACAACTTAGTGACGCAGGACGTATTGACTGGCAGCTTTATAAAACGCCAACGCAATATATCAATGAAGTTCGGATGCCGGCTTTCCGGCAACTGACCCATCATTTCCTGCGGGTGCGTTATGGTAACTTTGAGGCGACGGAAGAACTCTTCCGGACGATGCTGACTTTACAAGGAGAGATTGGGAAAGGGGGCGGTTCATGA
- the trxA gene encoding thioredoxin: MALEFTDSNYKEVLAEGKPVVVDFWAPWCGPCKMVAPIMEELAAEFEGQVIIGKCDVDENGDMAAEYGIRNIPTVLFFKNGEIVDKQVGAVGKPVFAEKIKKLL; the protein is encoded by the coding sequence ATGGCTTTAGAATTTACAGACAGCAACTATAAAGAGGTTCTGGCAGAAGGGAAACCGGTTGTTGTAGATTTTTGGGCTCCTTGGTGTGGCCCTTGCAAAATGGTGGCTCCTATTATGGAGGAATTGGCTGCAGAGTTTGAAGGACAGGTGATCATCGGCAAATGCGATGTCGACGAGAATGGTGATATGGCGGCCGAATACGGTATCCGCAATATTCCTACCGTATTGTTTTTCAAGAATGGTGAGATCGTAGACAAGCAGGTAGGCGCAGTTGGCAAACCGGTATTTGCGGAAAAAATAAAGAAACTTTTATAG